ACGTCCTGGCCCTGCGCGTCGCGGGCCGAGAGCTGGAGGGTGTACTGGCCGGCCGGCAGCGGGGCCCCGGACGCGTCCCGCCCGTCGAAGCCCAGGTCGAACGTGCCGGCGTCGCGCGCGCCCAGGACCAGGCTGCGCACGGTGCGCCCGCTCGCGTCCTGGACCAGGCAGGTGACGCTGGCGTTCGCGTCGAGCTTCACGGACAGGCCCGGCGCGGTGGTGCCGTCGAGGGCGACCGAGCTGGTCTTGTAGGAGACGCTCTTCCCGACCAGCGAGGCGGTGCTGAGCTGGTTGTTGGAGGCGGTGGCGAGGAGGAGCGTGTCGAGCCTGGAGGTGACGTTCTGGAGCTGCTCCAGGCTGGAGAACTGCGCCAGCTGGGCGATGAACGCCTGGTTGTCGACCGGCTGCAGCGGGTCCTGGTTGGCCAGCTGCGCGGTGAGGAGCTTCAGGAAGTCGTCCTTCCCGAGCACGTTCTTGGCCGCGGCGCTGGCGCTGTCGCCCTGGGTCGCGCTGGAGCTGCTGGTGACGGCGGTGGTGTCCATGGGTGTCCTCGCTAGGCCTCGACGTGCACGCCGCGGTCGCTCCTGGTCGGGGGCGCGCCCCGGCCGGCCGGGGCGGGCGGCGCCGCGGTGGGGCCCTGGCGGGCGTCGGCCGCCTCCTGCCACGCCTCGCGCCGCTCCTCGAAGCCGCGCCCGCCCTGACCGCCGAGCGAGGCGCCGGCGTCGCGCGCGCCGACCTCGATCGGCGCCAGCTCGAGGCCGTGCCCCGCCAGCGACCGCGAGAGCTCGCCCGCGTGCGACTCGACCGCGCGCGCGGCGTCGCCGTCCACGCGGAGCAGGACGGCGCCGTCGCGCACCCGCAGGTGCAGCTCGATCGCGCCCAGGGCGCCGCCGGCGTCGACCTTGAGGTGGGCCGCGCTGTGCAGCACCGCGCCCTGGACGTCCTGTCCCGCCGGCGCCGCCGGGAGCGGCGCGGGAGCGGCGGCGGCGGGCGCCGCGGCGCGGCTGGCCGCCCGAGGCTCGGCCAGGGCCGGCGCCGGGGCCGTGAGCTCCGCGCGCGCCGGGGTGGCGACCTGCTCGGCGCGAGGCGCCTCGCGCTCGCGCGCCTTCTCGCGGGCGGGCGCGGCCTGGGCAGCGCCCTTGCCGGCGGCGTGGACCGGGTCGGCGGGTGCGGCCGTGCCGGGCGCCGCCAGGGGGCCCTTGGCGGCGGCGCGCGCGGCGAGCCGGCCCACCGCGGCGTCGACGCTCGCGAGCGGGGCCTTCACGCCGGCGGCGCCGGCCGCGGCGGCGGGCGTGCCGCCCTGCGGCGCGTCGCCGGCCCGGGCCGGAGCGCGGCGGGCGGCGGGGGTGCCCGCCAGCGCAGCGGCGGCCGCTGTCTGCGCGGCGGTGGGCGCGTCGCCGGCGGCCTTGGGCTCCGCCTCCTTCGGCTCGGCGCGCCGGCCGCGCCGCTCGCCCGCGGGGCCGGTCCGCTCGTCGCTGACCTCCGCCGCCGGGCGGGCGCGCGCGCCCGGGCCGGCGGCCTGGGCGCCGTGCGCGAAGGCGGCGGCGGCGTGCCCGGCGGCGTCGTCGGCCGAGAGCGCCCGGCCGAGCGCGGCGCCGAAGGCGGCGTGCCCTTCCTTGGAGCCGCGGCCGGGCTGGGCGGCGCGCGGGTCGCGGGCCGGGGAGGCCTCGCCGGCCGGCGCGGGGTCGAGGAGCTGCAGCGAGAGCGTCGTCACTTCGTGCCTCCAGCGAGGTTCGAGAACAGTTCGGCGGCCAGCTCCGGCTTCATCTTCTCGAGCACCGCGGCCGAGTCGCCGGGGCGCATCCGCCGCAGGAGCCCGACCGCCAGCGGCCGGTCGAGGCGCGCGAGCAGCGCCGCCGCCTGGTCCGGCTTCATGCTCCTCAAGGTCTTCGCGAGCGCCTGCCCCTCCGCCTCGGCGGGGGCGCCCGGGCGCGGCGGGCCGCTCGGCCGGGCCGCGCCGGCCGCCTTCTCGGCGGCGGCCTTCTTCACCCGCTCGTCCAGCCGCGCCGTCTCCTCGCGCAGGGCGGCGCGCGCCGCGGCGAGGTCGGCGGTGAGCTTCTCCAGCCGCGCCCGCTCGCGCGCCAGCGCGGCCAGGTCCTCCTGCCGCTTGTGCGCGGAGGCGCGCAGCTCGTCGCGGAGCGCGGACCCGGTGAGGGCGGGCGGGAGCGTCGGCGGCTCCGCGATCGGCGGCCGCTGCGGCGCGGACAGCTCGAAAAGCGGCTCCTCCGCCGCCTTGCGCTCGGCGCGCGCCGCGCTCTTGTGCCCCCGCCCCCTGCCGCCCGCGGTCGGGTGCGACGTCGAGGTCGCAGTCGCAGCCGGGTTCGGGTTCGCGCTCGGGGTGGGGTTCGGGTTCGCCGTCGCGGGCGCGGGCGCGGGCGCGGTCGCCGTCGCCTTCGGGGTCGAGGTCGCGGTCGAAGTCGAACTCGGGCTCGCGCTCGCGGCCGGCCCCTCGACGACGGGCGCCACCGGCGCCGCCGGCGCGGCCGGCGCCTCGGGCGCGGCGGCGACGAGCAGCGCCGCGAGGATCAGGCTACCCACGGGCCACCTCCGCTCCGAGCGCGCGCTTCAGCCCGGCCAGCATCTCGGGCAGCGCCGTCCGCTCTCCCGGCTCCTGCCGCAGGAAGGCCTGCAGCGCCGGGAGGCAGCGCAGGGCGCGGTCCACGCGGGGGTTGGAGCCCGCGGCGTAGGCGCCCACCTCGATGAGGTCGGCCGCCTCGCGGTAGGCCGAGAGCGCCTCGCGCGCCTGGCGCGCCAGCTCCCGGTGCGCCGGCTCCACGATGTCGTTCATGACGCGCGAGATGGAGGCGAGGACGTCCACCGCCGGGAAGTGGCCCGACTCGGCCAGCTTGCGCGAGAGCACCACGTGCCCGTCGAGCGTCGCCTTGGCGGCGTCGGCGATGGGGTCGGTCTGGTCGTCGCCCTCGGCCAGCACCGAGTAGAAGGCGGTGATGCTGCCCGGGCCGGCGTCGTTGCCGGCGCGCTCCACCAGGCGCGGCAGGATGGCGAAGGCGGAGGGAGGGTAGCCCTTGGTGGTGGGCGGCTCGCCCGCGGCGAGGCCGATCTCGCGCTGCGCCTGGGCGATGCGTGAGAGCGAGTCCACCAGCAGCAGCACCCGCTTGCCCTGGGCCCGGAAGTGCTCGGCGAGGGTGGTGGCGACCATGCCGGCGCGGACGCGCTTGAGCGGCGACTCGTCGCTGGTCGCGACGACCACCACCGCCCGCCGCAGCCCGGCGCCGAGATCGCGCTCGATGAAGTCCCGGACCTCGCGGCCTCGCTCGCCGACCAGCCCGACCACCACCACGTCGGCGTCGGCCGAGCGCGCCAGCATCCCGAGCAGCACGCTCTTCCCGACGCCCGGGCCGGCCAGGATGGCGAGGCGCTGCCCCTCGCCGACGGTGAGGCACGCGTCGATGGAGCGGATGCCGAGGCCGAGGGGACGGGTGACGCGGCGCCGCTCCATGGCGGGCGGCGGCGTGGCGTGGAGGCGGGCGCGCCCGCGCAGCATGGGGGTGGGGCCGCCGTCCATGGGGTGCAGGGCGGCGTCCACCACCCGCCCGAGGAGGCCGTCGCCCACCGCGATCTTGTCGGCGGAGGCGCGCGGGACGACCGTGCACCCCTCGCCGATGCCGTGGATGTCGGCGAGCGGCATGAGCCGGGCGGTCTGGCCGAAGAAGCCCACGACCTCCGCCATCACCGAGGCGCCGTCCACCGCGCGGATCTCGCAGGCCGTCCCCACCGGAACCCGGGGCAGCGCGGCCTCCAGGACGAGGCCGGCGGCGCGCACCACCGTCCCGGTCAGGGGGAGCGGGTCGGCCTCGGCGATGGCGCGGGTGATGGCGTCCATGGAGAGCACTAGGCGGCCCCCTCGCTGGCGCCGTCCACCGCGCGCCGGACCTCGGCCAGCCGCGTCGAGAGCCGGCCGTCCACCTGCCCGAAGTCGGTGTCCACCACGCAGTCGCCCCGCTC
This Anaeromyxobacter diazotrophicus DNA region includes the following protein-coding sequences:
- a CDS encoding flagellar hook assembly protein FlgD, producing MDTTAVTSSSSATQGDSASAAAKNVLGKDDFLKLLTAQLANQDPLQPVDNQAFIAQLAQFSSLEQLQNVTSRLDTLLLATASNNQLSTASLVGKSVSYKTSSVALDGTTAPGLSVKLDANASVTCLVQDASGRTVRSLVLGARDAGTFDLGFDGRDASGAPLPAGQYTLQLSARDAQGQDVAVEARGQGRVTGITFDGGAAELLIGQDHVKLSDVSEITQA
- a CDS encoding FliI/YscN family ATPase — encoded protein: MDAITRAIAEADPLPLTGTVVRAAGLVLEAALPRVPVGTACEIRAVDGASVMAEVVGFFGQTARLMPLADIHGIGEGCTVVPRASADKIAVGDGLLGRVVDAALHPMDGGPTPMLRGRARLHATPPPAMERRRVTRPLGLGIRSIDACLTVGEGQRLAILAGPGVGKSVLLGMLARSADADVVVVGLVGERGREVRDFIERDLGAGLRRAVVVVATSDESPLKRVRAGMVATTLAEHFRAQGKRVLLLVDSLSRIAQAQREIGLAAGEPPTTKGYPPSAFAILPRLVERAGNDAGPGSITAFYSVLAEGDDQTDPIADAAKATLDGHVVLSRKLAESGHFPAVDVLASISRVMNDIVEPAHRELARQAREALSAYREAADLIEVGAYAAGSNPRVDRALRCLPALQAFLRQEPGERTALPEMLAGLKRALGAEVARG
- a CDS encoding MotE family protein; protein product: MGSLILAALLVAAAPEAPAAPAAPVAPVVEGPAASASPSSTSTATSTPKATATAPAPAPATANPNPTPSANPNPAATATSTSHPTAGGRGRGHKSAARAERKAAEEPLFELSAPQRPPIAEPPTLPPALTGSALRDELRASAHKRQEDLAALARERARLEKLTADLAAARAALREETARLDERVKKAAAEKAAGAARPSGPPRPGAPAEAEGQALAKTLRSMKPDQAAALLARLDRPLAVGLLRRMRPGDSAAVLEKMKPELAAELFSNLAGGTK